The following coding sequences are from one Triticum dicoccoides isolate Atlit2015 ecotype Zavitan chromosome 4A, WEW_v2.0, whole genome shotgun sequence window:
- the LOC119287642 gene encoding phosphoribosylamine--glycine ligase-like yields the protein MACAAYSIRGHLKLATGPGLDSNHLCGGWKPSVSWPVSRAWSSNVSNNAVQHVACHSHLSVRNSERWRSIPKASPEDGTVVAEGRITVLVIGGGGREHALCYALTRSPSCGTVLCAPGNAGIAQSRDAICISDLDISSSDAVVSFCRKRGVGMVVVGPEGPLVAGLANDLVKAGIPTFGPSSEAAALEGSKDFMKRLCDKCNIPTAQYRTFTDPAKAKEYIKNQGAPIVVKADGLAAGKGVVVAMTLDEAFEAINSMMVDESFGSAGSRVVIEEYLEGEEASFFALVDGENALPLESAQDHKRVGDGDTGPNTGGMGAYSPAPIVTEELKSVIMETIIIPTVKGMAAEGCKFVGVLYAGLMIEKKSGLPKLIEYNVRFGDPECQVLMMRLESDLAQVLLSACRGELGKVSLTWSPEIAMVVVMASEGYPGSYKKGTVIKNMDKAEQVSPAVKIFHAGTALDGDGNLVAVGGRVLGVTAKGKDIEEARSRAYDAVDVVDWPEGFFRRDIGWRALKQEQTANY from the exons ATGGCTTGTGCGGCTTACAGCATCAGGGGGCATCTCAAGCTTGCCACGGGGCCTGGCCTGGATAGTAATCATCTGTGCGGCGGCTGGAAGCCTTCGGTGTCTTGGCCCGTTTCTCGGGCATGGAGTAGCAATGTCTCCAATAATGCAGTGCAACACGTCGCCTGCCATTCTCATCTGTCTGTCCGGAATTCAGAAAGATGGCGCTCAATCCCGAAAGCTTCGCCGGAGGACGGGACCGTTGTTGCTG AAGGGAGGATAACTGTACTCGTCATTGGTGGTGGAGGAAGGGAGCATGCGCTCTGTTATGCTTTGACCCGTTCGCCTTCTTGCGGGACAGTTTTATGCGCCCCTGGCAATGCTGGCATTGCTCAGTCCAGGGATGCGATCTGTATATCGGACCTAGACATTTCCAGTAGTGATGCTGTTGTATCGTTCTGCCGCAAGAGGGGAGTGGGAATGGTGGTAGTGGGTCCTGAAGGTCCTCTCGTTGCGGGTCTTGCGAATGACCTTGTCAAAGCTGGGATACCGACGTTTGGTCCTTCATCAGAGGCTGCAGCATTAGAGGGGTCAAAGGACTTTATGAAGAGACTGTGTGATAAGTGTAATATCCCGACTGCTCAG TATCGCACATTCACGGATCCTGCAAAAGCTAAAGAGTACATCAAGAATCAAGGGGCCCCTATTGTTGTCAAAGCTGATGGATTGGCAGCTGGAAAGGGCGTcgttgttgctatgactttggatGAGGCCTTCGAAGCAATTAACTCTATGATGGTTGACGAGTCATTTGGTTCTGCTGGTTCACGGGTCGTCATTGAGGAGTATCTGGAGGGCGAAGAAGCCTCTTTCTTTGCATTAGTAGATGGAGAAAATGCTTTGCCACTTGAATCAGCACAGGATCACAAAAGAGTTGGAGATGGTGATACTGGTCCAAACACGGGTGGCATGGGTGCATACTCCCCTGCGCCAATAGTGACCGAAGAGCTTAAGAGCGTGATCATGGAAACTATAATTATTCCAACTGTTAAAGGTATGGCTGCTGAAGGATGCAAGTTTGTTGGTGTGTTATATGCCGGGCTTATGATAGAGAAGAAATCTGGGCTGCCTAAGCTTATTGAATATAATGTGCGATTTGGGGACCCAGAATGCCAG GTTTTGATGATGAGATTGGAGTCTGATCTTGCACAAGTCCTGCTATCCGCATGCAGAGGCGAACTGGGCAAGGTTTCGCTAACCTGGTCGCCTGAAATCGCGATGGTGGTTGTGATGGCGAGCGAAGGATACCCTGGCTCTTATAAGAAAGGCACCGTAATAAAAAACATGGACAAGGCCGAGCAGGTTTCTCCGGCTGTCAAGATATTCCATGCTGGAACAGCTTTGGATGGAGACGGCAACCTTGTAGCTGTCGGAGGCCGAGTTCTTGGCGTCACTGCGAAGGGCAAGGACATCGAAGAAGCGAGGTCGAGAGCGTACGATGCGGTGGATGTCGTCGACTGGCCGGAAGGATTCTTCAGGCGAGATATCGGCTGGAGGGCACTGAAGCAGGAGCAGACGGCTAACTACTGA
- the LOC119287644 gene encoding tubulin-folding cofactor C-like, with protein MELPDLDGTKAAAGNRKHLAMLERLSKRTAAPSAGSPEASPVAAFLSRFAAAKAAAESALSACRSSPDDAAASLAAASSAVDDLERLVAEASHSLPPYELRSALAAVSDLRAAHKLAASEVRPKKSFSFRNKSKTPKSPLPDPPALPQPPPEQPKLDPDAILPGFGFRSRNGATLVKDLRAANEKDGDFTLADLVSCEVYLKGKCRALYIHKLRDCRVFIGPVFGSVLIEDVERCTFVMAAHQIRIHEARETDFYLQVRSRPIIEDCSGVRFAPHALKYEGIEEDLRDSGLAEDTGNWANVDDFKWLRAVQSPNWCLVPEEERLPIVDISEVQEQEDFDENGKFREDSFQKWLPLLLLVAVTRRGDMGGKKASRQMMAKASAGFKYASLAGTRHWRASLWYIAQF; from the exons ATGGAGCTGCCGGATCTCGACGGCACCAAAGCCGCCGCCGGCAACCGCAAGCACCTGGCCATGCTCGAGCGCCTCTCCAAGCGCACCGCCGCCCCCTCCGCGGGCTCCCCCGAGGCGTCCCCCGTCGCCGCCTTCCTCTCTCGCTTCGCCGCAGCCAAGGCCGCCGCGGAGTCCGCCCTCTCCGCCTGCCGCTCCTCCCCGGacgacgccgccgcctccctcgccgcggcCTCCTCCGCCGTCGACGACCTCGAGCGCCTCGTCGCGGAGGCCTCCCACTCCCTCCCCCCGTACGAGCTCCGGTCCGCGCTCGCCGCCGTCTCCGACCTCCGCGCCGCCCACAAGCTCGCCGCCTCCGAGGTCCGGCCCAAGAAGTCGTTCTCCTTCAGGAACAAGAGCAAAACCCCGAAGAGCCCCCTGCCAGATCCTCCTGCCCTGCCCCAGCCGCCTCCGGAGCAGCCAAAGCTTGATCCCGATGCCATCCTGCCAGGGTTTGGGTTCCGGAGCAGGAATGGCGCTACCCTGGTGAAGGATCTGAGAGCTGCCAACGAGAAGGATGGGGATTTCACGCTCGCTGATCTGGTTTCCTGTGAGGTGTACCTCAAGGGGAAATGCCGGGCGCTGTACATTCACAAGCTAAGAGATTGCCGCGTCTTCATCGGCCCGGTTTTCGGCTCGGTGCTCATAGAGGATGTCGAGCGCTGCACGTTTGTGATGGCGGCACATCAGATCAGGATTCACGAAGCCAGGGAAACAGATTTCTACCTGCAGGTGAGGAGCAGGCCGATCATTGAGGACTGCAGCGGTGTGAGATTTGCACCACATGCTCTGAAGTATGAAGGGATCGAAGAGGATCTGAGGGACTCTGGGCTTGCAGAGGACACTGGTAACTGGGCCAATGTGGATGACTTCAAATGGCTCAGGGCAGTGCAGTCACCAAACTGGTGCTTGGTTCCGGAGGAAGAGCGTCTGCCGATTGTCGACATTTCAGAAGTTCAGGAACAGGAGGATT TCGACGAGAATGGCAAGTTCAGAGAGGACAGTTTTCAGAAATGGCTGCCCTTGCTCCTGCTAGTGGCAGTGACAAGAAGAGGGGACATGGGCGGAAAGAAGGCGTCTCGGCAG ATGATGGCAAAAGCTTCCGCAGGTTTCAAATACGCGTCCCTTGCTGGAACACGGCATTGGCGTGCATCACTCTGGTATATTGCCCAATTTTAA